Proteins from a genomic interval of Quercus robur chromosome 9, dhQueRobu3.1, whole genome shotgun sequence:
- the LOC126699736 gene encoding disease resistance protein RPM1-like: MDQAVVKLLTDNIISILSNEASLLWGARDAIADIKDELISMQSFLVDADRKGVGSEGEKTWVANVRDMAYDIEDIIDYFMYHINRQRIGGRSSWILHHTIYFPKNLWVRRQTATKIQKVNGKIKGAIPERKQRYGIDHIEGTSSKDNQKRVVRHAESSLFFTEDELVGIEKKRKSIMDWLMDGEPHQTVISIVGMGGSGKTTLAANIYNNDDVKKHFECCAWITISQAYELEDVLRSLIKEFHESRKETKPADLNSMNYRLLVKTLVNYLEKKRYLLVLDDVWDTNLLDEIKVSLQDSCIGSRIILTTRKEDVACYHLGGKHHKYYIQLLQNKEPWELFCKKAFTNCPNGSCPSELKSFAKELVGKCEGLPLAIAALGSLMYFKNMSQWNEIKNNVNWSPSNNPKLEGVKSILLLSFNDLPYQLKHCFLYCSLFPEDHEIRRKRLIKLWMAEGFVEPNEGSTLEEEADNCLVELTFRNMLQVVKMNEFGRPRRFKMHDLLREIALSISVKEKFGAVHDGREEMKECKARRISIHKTDGEFKLFSVMSKLRSFLVFNKSLKTLPSGSKMLRVLDFEDAPIDELPDELFKLFNLGYLNLRGTLLKKLPNSVGRLINLQTLDIRDTKIEALPRGIGKLQNLRHLIMYSYTKNLNDFRYFLGMQAPSNITQLRNLQSIGVFEAKGDLIRQIRSMTQLVTIRIGNVKETDEIDLCISIENMRLLRILDITVTNEEETLRMDALSSPPPNLRDIILTGKLEKVPQWFRSLQSLTFLYLHWSRLDEDLLPHIATLPHLRRVRLTNAYVGKQLCFITGFPELTELNITNFLQLNEIIIEKGVMPNLKLLYIQSCMEVKTVPKGIEYLQNLKMLYLKSVSMELENRIQNEDFPKVQHIPTINIW; this comes from the coding sequence ATGGATCAGGCTGTAGTGAAACTCTTGACTGACAATATCATTTCAATCCTTTCAAATGAAGCATCGTTGTTATGGGGGGCTCGTGATGCAATTGCAGATATCAAAGATGAGTTGATAAGCATGCAATCATTCTTAGTAGATGCTGATAGAAAGGGAGTAGGGAGTGAAGGAGAGAAGACTTGGGTGGCAAATGTGAGAGACATGGCGTATGACATTGAAGACATTATTGACTACTTCATGTATCACATAAATCGCCAACGAATTGGGGGTCGATCTTCCTGGATCCTTCACCACACCATTTACTTTCCAAAAAATCTCTGGGTGAGGCGTCAAACAGCCACCAAGATACAAAAAGTTAATGGGAAAATCAAGGGTGCCATACCAGAGAGGAAGCAAAGATATGGTATTGATCATATAGAGGGAACTAGCTCTAAAGATAATCAGAAACGGGTGGTGCGTCATGCTGaatcatctcttttttttacaGAAGACGAACTTGTAgggattgaaaagaaaaggaaatcgATAATGGATTGGTTGATGGATGGAGAACCACATCAGACTGTCATTTCGATAGTTGGGATGGGGGGTTCCGGCAAGACCACACTAGCTGCCAACATCTACAACAATGATGATGTAAAGAAACATTTTGAATGTTGTGCATGGATCACAATTTCCCAAGCATATGAATTAGAAGACGTATTGAGGAGCTTGATTAAGGAATTCCATGAGTCAAGGAAGGAAACAAAACCAGCAGACTTGAATTCCATGAACTACAGATTGTTAGTAAAAACATTGGTGAATTATTTAGAGAAGAAGAGGTATCTTCTTGTCCTAGATGATGTTTGGGACACAAATCTCTTGGATGAAATAAAGGTATCACTTCAAGATAGTTGTATCGGGAGTAGAATCATCCTTACAACTCGAAAAGAAGATGTAGCTTGCTATCATTTGGGAGGTAAACATCATAAATATTATATTCAATTGCTGCAAAACAAAGAGCCCTGGGAACTCTTTTGCAAGAAAGCATTCACAAATTGTCCCAATGGAAGTTGTCCATCGGAGCTTAAATCTTTTGCTAAAGAACTTGTGGGAAAATGCGAAGGCCTACCTCTTGCAATTGCAGCTTTGGGCAGTCTTATGTACTTCAAGAATATGTCtcaatggaatgaaattaagaaCAACGTGAATTGGAGTCCAAGTAACAATCCTAAGCTAGAAGGAGTGAAGAGCATTTTGTTGCTTAGTTTCAATGATTTACCGTATCAGTTGAAGCATTGTTTCTTATATTGCTCTCTTTTCCCAGAAGATCACGAGATTCGAAGAAAAAGGCTAATTAAGCTATGGATGGCTGAAGGATTTGTAGAACCAAATGAAGGGTCCACTCTTGAAGAAGAAGCAGATAACTGTCTGGTAGAACTCACTTTCCGAAATATGCTTCAAGTTGtaaaaatgaatgaatttgGAAGACCAAGGAGATTTAAAATGCATGATCTTCTACGGGAGATTGCTCTATCAATATCAGTCAAAGAAAAGTTTGGTGCTGTAcatgatggaagagaagaaatgaAAGAATGCAAAGCGCGCCGCATTTCAATTCACAAAACCGATGGAGAATTCAAATTATTTTCGGTTATGTCAAAACTCCGTTCCTTTCTTGTTTTTAACAAGTCGTTGAAAACATTGCCTTCAGGAAGTAAAATGTTAAGGGTTCTAGATTTCGAAGATGCCCCCATTGATGAATTGCCTGATGAACTATTCAAATTATTCAACTTaggatatttgaatttaaggGGGACTTTACTCAAGAAGCTCCCAAATTCCGTAGGGAGGCTCATTAATCTTCAAACCTTGGAcattagggacacaaaaatagAGGCCCTTCCTCGTGGAATAGGGAAGTTGCAGAACTTGCGGCATTTAATAATGTATAGCTATACTAAAAATTTGAATGACTTCAGATATTTTTTAGGGATGCAAGCACCATCAAATATCACTCAGTTAAGAAATTTGCAATCTATTGGTGTTTTTGAAGCAAAAGGTGATTTGATAAGACAAATTCGAAGCATGACCCAACTTGTCACGATTCGTATTGGCAATGTGAAAGAAACAGATGAGATAGACTTGTGTATCTCAATTGAAAACATGAGACTTCTTAGGATCTTGGACATCACAGTAACTAATGAGGAGGAAACTCTCCGAATGGATGCACTATCATCTCCTCCTCCCAACCTTCGAGATATTATTTTGACTGGAAAACTAGAGAAGGTGCCACAGTGGTTTCGTTCACTTCAAAGCCTCACATTTTTGTATCTACATTGGTCGAGACTGGATGAAGATCTACTTCCTCACATCGCTACTTTGCCCCATCTGAGACGTGTTAGACTTACTAATGCCTATGTTGGCAAACAGCTATGTTTCATTACAGGCTTTCCCGAGCTTACAGAATTGAATATTACAAATTTCCTTCAATTGAATGAGATAATAATAGAAAAGGGGGTGATGCCAAATCTGAAATTACTATATATTCAAAGCTGCATGGAGGTAAAGACAGTACCCAAGGGCATTGAATACCTTCAAAATCTCAAAATGCTGTATTTGAAATCTGTCTCCATGGAACTTGAAAATCGCATTCAGAACGAGGATTTTCCAAAAGTGCAACACATCCCAACGATAAACATCTGGTAG